One stretch of Echeneis naucrates chromosome 11, fEcheNa1.1, whole genome shotgun sequence DNA includes these proteins:
- the LOC115051140 gene encoding voltage-dependent calcium channel gamma-4 subunit-like, whose amino-acid sequence MEAKGRNMPPDISFLPRPAMVWCERGIQVLLTTMGAFAAFALMTVAIGTDYWLYARAFICNSTANSSQEDSNNKDKKDPGALTHSGLWRICCLEGLKRGVCSQINHFPDDADYDQDAAEYLLRVVRASSIFPILSAILLLLGGVCVASSGFYKSKRNIILGGGILFVAAGLSNIIGVIVYISAALSDISPKKDEDKKWHYSYGWSFYFGGLSFILAEMVGVLAVNIYIEKNKELRCRSRTDLFKSTTHAMLRLPSYRFRRSRSSSRSTDPPRSQETSPIGTSKAFSLPPSAPPFSVATLPNPHHTSSSGGGGGDISMYTLSRDSKLGSLGGGAPPLYGTVDRATLYQLHNYFPKDSSGSGGGGGGGGGGGGVISSGTLPSHSKSNLAAAAAVAQNAAPLNTSTSTAAPAQPAPISTATMERDRGNVGTLDRLTAKRDRDSNSDTLNRKTTPV is encoded by the exons ATGGAGGCAAAAGGCAGAAACATGCCcccag ACATCAGTTTCCTTCCTCGCCCGGCGATGGTGTGGTGTGAGCGCGGCATCCAGGTGCTGCTGACCACCATGGGGGCGTTCGCAGCCTTCGCCCTGATGACCGTGGCCATCGGCACCGACTACTGGCTCTACGCCCGGGCCTTCATCTGCAACAGCACGGCCAACTCCTCCCAGGAGGACTCCAACAACAAGGACAAGAAGGACCCCGGGGCCCTGACCCACTCCGGCCTCTGGAGGATCTGCTGCCTGGAAG GATTGAAGCGAGGTGTGTGTTCCCAGATCAATCATTTCCCTGACGACGCAGACTACGACCAAGATGCTGCAGAGTATTTACTGC GTGTGGTCCGAGCCTCCAGCATCTTCCCCATCCTCAGCgccatcctgctgctgctgggcggAGTCTGTGTGGCCTCCAGCGGCTTCTACAAGAGCAAGAGGAACATTATCCTCGGCGGAGGAATTCTCTTCGTGGCTGCAG GCCTCAGCAACATCATCGGCGTGATCGTCTATATCTCGGCGGCTCTAAGCGACATTTCCCCCAAGAAGGACGAGGACAAGAAGTGGCACTACTCGTACGGCTGGTCCTTCTACTTCGGCGGCCTGTCCTTCATTCTGGCCGAGATGGTTGGCGTCCTCGCCGTCAACATCTACATCGAGAAGAACAAGGAGCTGCGCTGCCGCTCTCGCACCGACCTCTTCAAGAGCACCACGCACGCCATGCTGCGGCTGCCCAGCTACCGTTTCAGGCGTTCTCGCTCCAGCTCTCGCTCAACCGACCCGCCACGCTCGCAGGAAACCTCACCGATAGGCACCTCCAAGGCCTTCAGCCTGCCGCCCTCCGCCCCGCCGTTCTCCGTGGCCACCCTGCCCAACCCCCACCACACCAGCagcagcggaggaggaggaggcgacATCTCCATGTACACCCTGTCGAGGGACTCCAAGCTGGGCAGCCTGGGAGGCGGTGCCCCGCCTCTCTACGGCACGGTGGACCGCGCCACACTCTACCAGCTCCACAACTACTTCCCAAAAGATTCCAGCGgaagcggcggcggcggcggtggaggaggaggaggaggaggcgtgATAAGCAGCGGTACGCTCCCGTCTCACTCCAAGTCCAActtggcagcagctgcagctgttgccCAGAACGCAGCGCCGCTGAACACCTCCACGTCCACCGCCGCGCCGGCCCAGCCCGCCCCGATATCCACCGCCACCATGGAGAGGGACAGGGGCAACGTGGGAACCCTGGACCGCCTGACCGCCAAAAGGGACAGGGACAGCAACTCAGACACACTGAACAGGAAAACAACGCCAGTTTAA
- the LOC115051284 gene encoding voltage-dependent calcium channel gamma-7 subunit-like isoform X1, whose translation MSSFSTRALTLLSSVFGACGLLLVGVAVSTDYWLLMEEGIVLQQNQTTEVKMALHSGLWRVCFVAGPEKGRCVASEYFTEPEIEITTENTANILKMVRTATPFPMISLLFVFTAFVISNIGHIRPQRTILAFVSGIFFILSGLSLVVGLVLYISSINDEVMNRPREPEQFFHYHYGWSFAFAASSFLLKEGAGVMSVYLFMKRYAEEELYRPHPALYRPRMSDCSDYSGQFLHPDSWPPPQRGRSASDVSSDISIQLNQTPPPQPPKGGSSSHPTPSSSGPSSATSYQLQAASSSSTSSSYPHPLHPAATSTIPRASHGHGHPQPHPHPSGPPPQSLPMAAPPSAVPPPRYHTHMRMSASPC comes from the exons ATGAGTTCCTTCAGCACGAGGGCTCTGACGCTGCTCTCATCAGTTTTCGGGGCGTGCGGTTTGCTGTTGGTGGGCGTCGCTGTGTCAACGGACTACTggctgctgatggaggaggggaTCGTCCTGCAGCAGAACCAGACCACCGAGGTCAAGATGGCGCTGCACTCGGGTCTGTGGAGGGTCTGCTTCGTAGCAG GACCAGAGAAAGGCCGGTGTGTGGCGTCTGAATATTTCACCGAGCCGGAGATAGAGATcaccacagaaaacacagccaACATACTCA AAATGGTCCGAACCGCCACCCCCTTCCCGATGATCTCCTTGCTCTTTGTCTTCACCGCCTTCGTCATCAGCAACATCGGACACATCCGGCCTCAGCGCACCATCCTCGCCTTCGTCTCTGGAATATTCTTCATCCTATCAG GTCTCAGCCTGGTTGTGGGTCTGGTCTTGTACATCTCCAGTATtaatgatgaggtgatgaaccGACCCAGAGAGCCAGAACAGTTTTTCCACTACCACTACGGCTGGTCCTTCGCCTTCGctgcctcctccttcctgctcaaAGAG GGTGCAGGAGTGATGTCGGTGTACCTCTTCATGAAGCGTTACGCTGAGGAGGAGCTGTACAGGCCTCACCCCGCCCTCTACCGCCCCCGCATGTCTGACTGCAGCGACTACAGCGGTCAGTTCCTGCACCCGGACTCGTGGCCGCCGCCGCAGCGTGGCCGCAGTGCCTCCGATGTCTCCTCCGACATCTCCATCCAGCTCAACCAGACTCCGCCCCCCCAGCCACCCAAGGGGGGCAGCAGCTCCCACCCGACGCCCTCGTCTTCTGGGCCTTCGTCGGCGACCAGCTACCAGCTCCAggcggcctcctcctcctccacctcttcctcctacCCCCACCCCCTGCACCCAGCCGCCACCTCCACCATACCCAGGGCCTCCCATGGCCACGGTCACCCCCAGCCCCACCCTCACCCGAGCGGGCCCCCGCCCCAGTCTCTGCCCATGGCAGCGCCGCCCTCCGCCGTTCCTCCTCCCCgctatcacacacacatgcgaaTGAGCGCCTCGCCTTGCTAG
- the LOC115051284 gene encoding voltage-dependent calcium channel gamma-7 subunit-like isoform X2 produces MSSFSTRALTLLSSVFGACGLLLVGVAVSTDYWLLMEEGIVLQQNQTTEVKMALHSGLWRVCFVAGPEKGRCVASEYFTEPEIEITTENTANILKMVRTATPFPMISLLFVFTAFVISNIGHIRPQRTILAFVSGIFFILSGLSLVVGLVLYISSINDEVMNRPREPEQFFHYHYGWSFAFAASSFLLKEGAGVMSVYLFMKRYAEEELYRPHPALYRPRMSDCSDYSGQFLHPDSWPPPQRGRSASDVSSDISIQLNQTPPPPPSAVPPPRYHTHMRMSASPC; encoded by the exons ATGAGTTCCTTCAGCACGAGGGCTCTGACGCTGCTCTCATCAGTTTTCGGGGCGTGCGGTTTGCTGTTGGTGGGCGTCGCTGTGTCAACGGACTACTggctgctgatggaggaggggaTCGTCCTGCAGCAGAACCAGACCACCGAGGTCAAGATGGCGCTGCACTCGGGTCTGTGGAGGGTCTGCTTCGTAGCAG GACCAGAGAAAGGCCGGTGTGTGGCGTCTGAATATTTCACCGAGCCGGAGATAGAGATcaccacagaaaacacagccaACATACTCA AAATGGTCCGAACCGCCACCCCCTTCCCGATGATCTCCTTGCTCTTTGTCTTCACCGCCTTCGTCATCAGCAACATCGGACACATCCGGCCTCAGCGCACCATCCTCGCCTTCGTCTCTGGAATATTCTTCATCCTATCAG GTCTCAGCCTGGTTGTGGGTCTGGTCTTGTACATCTCCAGTATtaatgatgaggtgatgaaccGACCCAGAGAGCCAGAACAGTTTTTCCACTACCACTACGGCTGGTCCTTCGCCTTCGctgcctcctccttcctgctcaaAGAG GGTGCAGGAGTGATGTCGGTGTACCTCTTCATGAAGCGTTACGCTGAGGAGGAGCTGTACAGGCCTCACCCCGCCCTCTACCGCCCCCGCATGTCTGACTGCAGCGACTACAGCGGTCAGTTCCTGCACCCGGACTCGTGGCCGCCGCCGCAGCGTGGCCGCAGTGCCTCCGATGTCTCCTCCGACATCTCCATCCAGCTCAACCAGACTCCGCCCC CGCCGCCCTCCGCCGTTCCTCCTCCCCgctatcacacacacatgcgaaTGAGCGCCTCGCCTTGCTAG